gagtctggcttcgggttccttgctcaggagggagtctgcttctccctctccctctggcactctccctgcttgtgtgtgctctctctctctcaaatgaataaataaaatcttaaagaaagaaaaagaaggaaaccagGACAGAGGGCTATGGGGGAGGTCAGAAGGGattgttcccaggaagaagttgcaggCGGGGCACACCCCAAGCTTTCATCTCAGGGTTCATGCAATGGCACTGAGCAAAACAGCAGGCCCGGTGACCTACTGGAGACAAGCAGGGGTATTCATGGGGGTCTTGGATGTAGAGATACAGACCAGGTCTGTCTCTGATAACTGGTGTCCTGAGAAGGGATGTCCCCAGGAAGATGTGGGGATTGGGAAGAGAAACAGCTCAGGATACAATTCTGAaagccccacccacccacccatatTAGAGAAGGGTCCCTTGGAGGAGATTGAGAAGGAGTACCAGGGACATGAGAGGGAAACCAGGAGAGTGGCATCAGGGGCAATAGAGCAGGGGTCATCGGTTCCTGCGCAGGTAAAGACAAGGCTTGAGAGGGAACAGTGCATCCAGCGAGGGCTGGCCGGCCAACGGCAGCCttgagtgtgagagagagtgaagaAGGGGGTCAGTGAAGGTAGATGACCCTTCCTCGGGCTTGGGTGGGGAGGAGCCAGGGCAATGGGCCCTAGCTGGGGGTGGCTTTGGCCATTTTTAGACTGAGAAAGGCAGTGGAGAAGACCCAAAAAGGGGGACAGCCAGAGCTGAGCCCCTGAGCTGTCCGAGGGCTGTGTCCAGAGAACAGGATTGGGGCCTTGAGGGTTTCCCTTACAACTGACTGCGGGGGTCAGGCTCTAGAGGACAGGTGgttactgttattattcattCCTCAAATGTTAACTGAGTGCCAACTTGATGCAAGGCAGTGCCTAGAGCTGGAGACTGAGTGGTGAATACGCTCTATTACCCTGATTCCTGGGGAGAAGGATGTTGGACAGCTGCCTGTCTCCCTTTTTCTTCGGGTACTCAACTCTCTTGAGCAGCCCTGGCAATGACACTCCCCTGTGGGGCCCAGGAGAGGCCAACACATTGCCGGGGCGATGGAGAAACTATTTCTTTAGTTGCACGTGAGGACCACTTGCACGCGTGTGGCAACGACAGGAGGGACTGAGGCAAGCCTCTGCCCACATCCTGGCAGGCAGCCGGTGACGGGTGGGTCAGGAAGGCTCCTGGTTGGGTCTTTTCGTCAGGCTCAGGCTGGGCATAAAGGAGCGACCTGCAGGTTGGGAGGAGGTCGACTTGGGGACCATGGAGACCCAGAGGGACAGCACCTCCCTGCAGCGGTGGTCACTGTGGCTACTGCTTCTCGGCCTGCTGATCACTCCGGCCACCACACGGACCCTTAGCTACAGGGAGGCTGTGCTCCGTGCTGTGGACAGCTTAAACCAGCGGTCCTCAGATGAGAATCTCTACCGTCTCCTCCAgctgaactcacagccccaaggaGTGAGTCGGGGAGGGTGACAGTGGGAGGGACGCTCTGCTCTGTCTGGCCAGCCAGGATGGCCGTGCTGTCCTTTCCTTTGTTCATGCTTTGCTCATGTCCAGAAGGCTTTTCTCTAAGTGTGGTCCCACCTCTTCCAGGTCCCACCTTCCCAGAGCTGTGTGCCACCCCCCAGCTCCCCAGCATGAGTGCTCCTTGCCTTAGAATCTGTGCTGTGTGAAGAGGTGCCAGTCCCATTCCGCCTTCTGGAAGTTCTGGGGATGAGTGGGATTACTGGCTCTGGGATGTGACTTCCCTGCCCACGAAACGGCTCTGCTCAGCCTTGAGATTCCAGTGGCAATGTCTTTGCCTCCAGGAGACCCCTGGTTTCCTGAGGCTCCCTGACAAGGGCGTGCCACTCATTAGAGCTTGTCTGAGGTCTGCTCATGCTCTCAGCTTGGGGAGGGCGGGAATGGGCTCTGCCCTCCTCACCTATGTGCCTTAGCTCGCAGCCAGCGTCAGACACATAGCAGGGGCTGTTGAAAGGCTGCCCTCCTAGCTAGGAGGTTGGTCGGGGCAGCTGGGCAGGGATACAGATTAGAGAAGGCAAACATGAGCCTGAGTCTGGtcttcccactccctcccctgagCAGGACCAGAACCCAAACATCCCACAGCCAGCAAGCTTCACCGTGAAGGAGACTGTGTGTCCCAAGACGGCACAGCAGCCCCTGGAGCAGTGTGATTTCAAGGACAATGGGGTAAGGCGGGGGGGCGCCCGCAGATGCCCCCCTGGGAGCTGAGCGAGTGGCTTCCTTGGACTATTTCCAGCCACTGGGGTGAGGCTGGGAGGTTATGGCACAGGGGTTCCAATTTGACCCAGAGCCTCCTCTTCTCAGCTGGTGAAACAGTGTGATGGGATAGTCAGCCTGGACGAGGACAAGAGCTACTTTGACATCAGCTGTGAGGAGGTGAGTGGCCCCTTCTGGGTTGCCGGGGTTAACAGGGAGTGATGTACAGAACATCCCATGGGCCACTTAACCATGTCACATCCATGCAGAGAAAGCCCTTCCTACCCTGGGCTCCTCCCTTAACCTGAGCCTCAGGTCTCCAGGACTGTCTCTGCAACCCCTTAGAACAGTGGTTCCCAAAGTGTGATCCTGAGAACCTGGgaattttttagaaatgcaaattctcggggcgcctgggtggctcagtgggttaagcctctgcctttgcctcaggtcatgatcttagagtcctcaGATCAAGTcgtgcatcaggctctctgctcggcagagagcctgcttgctcctctttctctctctctctacttgtgatctctctctgtcaaataaataaataaataaataaataaataaataaaaatgcaaattctcggggcacctgggttactcagtgggttcagcttctgcctttggctcaggtcatgatcccagggtcctgggatccagacctgcatcaggctctctgctcagcagggagcctacttccccctctctctttgcctgcccctctgcctacttatgatctctctctctctctgtcaaataaataaataaataaaatctttttaaaaatgcaaattcccagGCCCCACTCAGAGCTACAGAATCAAATTCTGGGTGGGTCCCTCAATTCGTACGTTAACAAACCCTCCAGGGGATTTGGACTACTTTTGAGACTTGAGAGCTAGTTTGAGTAATGAGCTTTCAGCTGTGAGACCTTGTGAAGCCCCTGCCTTCTCTAGGCCAGTTTTTCCTCCGTGGATGTAGGGATTCAATCAGCCACATACTCAGGAGGTTAGAGCCAGAGGATGATCTGAAGCCCCAAAGCTCTTGGGGTCGCCCAATAAGGGGAGTGTCTAGGATGGGAGGGGTTTCGTCTTGACCCTGGGTCCAGGCCAGCCCCCATAAAGAAACTGTTTCCTTTTGATGCACAGAACCTGGAAGTCAGCAAATTCGGATGGCTGGGCGATCTCCTCGGGAGAGTGGGACGGGGCATTCGCAATATTGGCAGGAGAATCAAAGGAATCTTTACGAAGTATCAGCCGCCCCAGGAAGAGTCCTAAGCGTCTGCTTTGCCCTGGCTCAGGCTTCTAGaccctgaaaaataaatttttgtgaaAGCAACTTCCTCCAAGCTTCAATTTTACTTGTCTTGCCTCTTACTTACCATGACAGAATCTTCAATCCTGGGAGGgcttgcgtgtgtgtgcgcgcgcgtgtgtgtgtgtgagcacgaaCATGCACCCATGCAAAACACAGAGGTCTGTGCCGCTCTTCCACCCGGAAGGGCATGGGGTGAGGCTGGAGGGCTCAGAGGGCAAGGACGGTGTCTCCATTCTCAGGGTTCTTCCCCATGCCCTTCAGATGCCTCCCACCATCCTCGTTGAACACCAGCAGTGGTGAAGGAGATGCACCCTGTGTGTAGTGGTAGTGGAAAGGCTGCAGAGCTGTTCCTGCTCCCATGGACATaacagctgggggaggggccaggcaTTCTGTCCAACACAGAGAGGCAGTTCAGTCTCCTGGCTGGCTGGGTTCTAAGGTCAGCCTGCTGGTACAATTCCCATGAAGTTCCAATTCCCCTTGAAAAGCCTAActctggggttgcctgggtggctcagtgggttaaatcctctgccttctgctcaggtcatggtcccagggtccagggatcgagcccggcatcaggctctctgcctggcggggagcctgcttccctctctctctctgcctgcctctctgcctacttgggatctctgtcaaataaataaataaaatcttaaaaaaaaaaaaagaacatagagcCTCGACCATGGACTGTAGCTGTCTTTATAGCCTTAGCACCCAGAACCGGGGATGCACCAGGGCACCTGGAGTGAATGaatcccattttattttgttttgtttgaagagttatttatttatttgagagagagacagcttgTGCGAGGGAGTatgagtgtgggggagggacagagggagaaggagagagagaatctcaagcctcctcctggctgagcgtggagccagaagcagggcttgatcccaccaccctgagatcatgacctgagccaaaaatcaagagcagatgcttaagggactgagccacccaagcgccccgtgAATCCTATTTTATATCCCCCTCTGCTCAACACCGGAATACTTTTCAGTAATAGCTCTGTATAAGtcagtaataatttttattttctcgaTTTATTCTTCAGATTTCTAACAACCTAAAGGGGGGGGGAATTGAAATTTAAAGTCATttgaattcaataaaatattatatatatgtgaacATAGCCTGATCACACCGCTCTGAGGACTTCATTGGGTTATTACGGCAGCGCTGACCTTCTGGGCTGGACACGACAGGCAACAACACACAACAGAGGCAATAGGTGAAGCACAGAGCGACCAACTGACACCCGCATGCGGTGCTCCTTTCCTAGACGGTGTTCACTGAGTCAGGGGGTTAATAAGCAAGTCACAGGTAAAGTGCCTTCCCCTTGGTTAGTTGCAGGGGCAGTCGTGCAATCCCAACTGTGCCATTTGTTGTATGTTGGCCTTGGCCTATCGATGGCCAGTGTTGTGGCTAGAGCAGCCCTCATGGTTCTTGTTATAAttgcaagatgcccttcagctgTAACCGTTAGGaaactctgaaagaaaaaaaagcaagtgtaTTACTTGTAAGACCTGGGAACTACAAGGCACACTTAGGGCCACACAAAGAGTccccagaaagagagaagaagtaagaGAGGGGGTTCTGCCTTTGTTGGGGTTGAGTGTGAGGGCCTTGGCTCACTTACTACTGACAaatttaaggaagagaaaaaaaccaagTGGTCCAAATGG
The sequence above is a segment of the Meles meles chromosome 20, mMelMel3.1 paternal haplotype, whole genome shotgun sequence genome. Coding sequences within it:
- the LOC123933146 gene encoding cathelicidin-6-like, with the translated sequence METQRDSTSLQRWSLWLLLLGLLITPATTRTLSYREAVLRAVDSLNQRSSDENLYRLLQLNSQPQGDQNPNIPQPASFTVKETVCPKTAQQPLEQCDFKDNGLVKQCDGIVSLDEDKSYFDISCEENLEVSKFGWLGDLLGRVGRGIRNIGRRIKGIFTKYQPPQEES